The window ACGGGGTAGGCTTATCCGCCATCCATTGGTGTTCGAATCGGAATGTAAAGTTGCAAACCCGAAGTCGTGTTGAAAAGCATGGCGCATCTTCCCAATCCCTTCGCCACCTCCACTACAATCTCCTTCACCACAAAATCCCCCATAGCCGAAAATCAGCAAATCGAAATATTCAATATAAAAGGGCAAAAAGTTAAAACGCTAAAAGCAACGGAAAACGGGATTACGGAATACGGAATACGGAAATATTCTGCTATCTGGGAAGGGAAAAATGAGCAGGGAAAACAAGTTGCTCAAGGAGTTTATTTCTATAAAATAGAAACAGCAGAGAAAACAATGGTGAAGAAAATGATACTCTTTAGATAAGCAAGTTTTACAAAATTATCAAAGAAACTTATTTCTGAAATACTGTAATCCGGTTTACTTGTCCTGATGAATGTCAACAACAAATTCTAACCAAGAAAATTTATCGTAATTCAGCAAGAGAATTCCCCTATTATTATATGTTTTCCGAATATATTGTTCTGGTATTTTCTCAAATGAATCTACAGTAAAATCAATTTCCGGAATTCTTAAACTAAGTTCTTTGCTGAGGTATTTCCCAAGAAAATTATTTGCAATAATGAAATTCACATTTTGCTTTATTAATTCAGCAATTACCTCTTTTGCACAGTCAAAAATATTCAAACGAAAAGAAAATTGCTCGGATGATTTTGGGAAAAGGTGGGGAAAATCGGGTGTAACAAGTGAAATGATTCCAATTTTCATCGTGTCGGACAATTCAACAATTTTATATGGTTCAAATCGAAACAGGCTGGAATCTGCTTTATTGCGAACATTGGAGCAAATAATCGGGGGATATTTTATCTCGGAGCTATCAACTAAATCATCAAATAGTTTGGGATTAAAAAAAACTATTTCATGCGGAAATTTTAGTTCTTTCTGAAATTTGGCAAAAATACACACAAGATTATTGGAATTTTCAATTAAAGAATCGGTTTGAGAAATCATCAGCGAATCTTTTTTTGTGTTCGAGAGAAAAAGCAGGTGAAATTTTTCTGCGGAAAGACGAGATGAAAAAAGAAAAAAAATTGAGATAAGAAAAATAAATTTAAAAATCGAAGAGAACTTTTTCATAGTTTTGATTGTTTTGTTTACAAGTTGGGGGATTCACTTAAGTTTTCTTAGGTTCACGAATATATTTAGAGTCTGTCCGTAAAGTAGGGATTCGACGCAGATGAATGTGATAAACAACATCACGCTGAAAAAACCGATTTTCGCAAGATAAATTTTTTTTGTAAAAAATGTAATATCAGCGTTCATCAGCATAATCAGTGTTTATCTGCGTCGAATCACATTCGGAGAATCATTTCAAAAATGCGAGTTTGCGGATGAACACTATTTAATCCATTTTAACAACTTTTCGTAAAGCTTCCTCAATTTTTCCCACCTCAACAGTTGTATCAACACACGGACCATGAGGAAGAATATTTAAAATTCCAAATGTTTTAAGGGGAAACACATCTTGAATCCCTGAAACGAGATCACGATAGCAAGCCACAGCAATTATTAATTTTGGTCGAGTTTGCTGAATTATCCGTCTGGCAATTGTACCACCGGTAGCGATAAAAACTTCCACTTTGTATTGTTCGGCAAGAGAAAGGATTGAACCTATCGTGCATTTCCCGCAGCGTCTGCAATTATTCGGATCAACCGTTATACGAAGTTTGCAGGATGTATCTTGAAGGCAATGCGGAAGCAAAATAATTACCTCACTGGGTTTGCACCTCGGTGTCAAGGCTTTGATAAGTGAATCATTTACACTAACGAATGACTCGTTAATTTTTTCTTTTGAAAAATGCAATATCGAACTGAGAATCATTACCATCGGGTAAACAATAACAATGAACAATTTCACAGCCAAATTTGCAATGAGAAAATTTTTTTCAAATAATGATGTCATTAAAACAAGGATGGTGCCGATGACCAAAATAAAGAAAAAAATGCGTAGTGCAGAAAGTAAAATAAAAGGTAAGGCTGGATTAAATTCGTGTAATCTAGGGGATATGAAATACCATAATGCAGTTACCAAAACCATCAAAATCAGAAGACTAATGGCAGAAAACCACAAAAAATATGCTTTGGAAACGGGTTTATTATTTGGCATTATCAAATTTTTTTCCGATTAGAGCATGCCCAAGAGAGTAAGAATATGCAGTCATTTTTCTTTTTCCCTGTGGTTTTATTTCCGTTATGAGTAAACTTTTCGAGCCGGTAGAAACAGTAAAGCCTATATTCTTTTTTACATTGATTATTTCCCCGGGATTGAATTTTTTAGCATCAATAACTTGAGCGGTTAGAATTTTAATCTTCATCCCTTCAAGTTCAGAAAAAGCAGCCGGATACGGAGCAAGTCCGCGAATAAGATTATTAATTTCCAACGCAGATTTTGTCCAGTCAATCCTGCAAATATTATTATCGAGTAATTTCGTATATGACGCCTTTGAATGATCTTGCGAGATTTTCCTTACGTATTCAGTATCTATGAGTGAAATTGCTTTTAAAACGTCATTTGCACCTTCTTCACTCATTTTCGTAATTAGCGAACCGTAATTTTCGGTTGGTAAAATGGGAATTTTTTTTTGAAGAATTATATCTCCGGCATCCATTTGTTCATTCATAAAATACACGGTATTTCCTGTTAGTTTTTCACCCTTGAACAAAGCCCAATTTATCGGGGACGGTCCTCGATATTTTGGTAGAAGTGAAGGGTGGAGATTGATACAACCCAAACGAGGAATTGCGAGTATTTTCCGTCCGAGTATTTTTCCGTAAGCTGCTGTAATGATGATATCGGGATTAATATCCTGTATTTTTTTTCGGATTGAATTAGTATTTATTTTTTCAGGTTGAAGAATCCGGAGATTGTGCTCAATTGCTATTTCTTTTACTTGCGAGAAGGATTTTTTTCGTCCTCTACCTTTTTCTTTGTCCGGTTGAGTAATGACCAATTTTGGAATAAATTTATTTTCAACGAGTGCTTTGAGAGTTGGAACAGCAAATTGTGGTGTTCCCATAAAAATAATATTTTTTATTCTTCTCATGAAGCAGAATTGTTAGTGTTGAAAATAAAATTTTGCTGAATCAATTTTAGTAAATTAGCCTATATTCACACCATTTTTCGTAGTTTCAGCAATTTTTTTAAGTTTACCATGCAATAATTTTCTTTTAAGAGGATTTATTTTATCTATAAACAAAATGCCCTCGAGGTGATCATATTCATGCTGAACACCCCGAGCAAAAAGATCTTCGGCAGTATAATGCTTCCATTTTCCGTTAATATCCTGTGCTTTAAATTTTATTGATTTAGCGCGTTTAACTTTTTCAAAAATTCCCGGAAAGCTCAAGCAACCTTCGGGTTCATGCAGCATCCCATCGAATTCTAACAACTCGGGATTAATAAAAAGCATCGTTTTTACTTTTTTGGGATCTTCTTCCCACAAATTTCGCATTATAAACATACGGAGAGAATACCCAACTTGTGGGGCAGCCAGAGCAAACTCATCACGTGACTCCAAAGTTTCGATGAGATTGTTAACCTTTTCCTTAATATTTTTATCAATGATTTCAATAGTCTTCGCTTTTTTCCGAAGAACTTCATCGCCATAAAACCGAATTTTTTCGATCATAATTATTTAATTTTGTTTGCGATTGCATATTTTTGAATTTCGATTTTTACATCTTCGTTCACTTTAAGTACAACCACATCACCTTTGATGCTGTAAATAGTGCCGATTATTCCACCGTTTGTAACGACTTTTTCATTTTTCTGCAATTCATCTCGCATTTTAGCCACATCTTTTTGTTTTTTTTGTTGAGGACGAATAATGAGGAAATAGAGAATGACGAACATAATGATAATTGGCAGAAATCCGAGAATTCCACCACCGGCTTGTGAAGTAGTATCTGCACCACCTTCTGCGAATAATAATGTATTGAACATAAGTTTTCTCCTTTAATGATTTTAAATTATTAATTTAGTAAGGACGTTTTTTTGAATGGTAATATTAGTGTCAATAATATAAAATTGAATTTATTGAATAAGAGGAAGTTTACCCAAAACAGCAAGAATTTCCCTGTTTTTTTTCAAAATTTTGGTCAAAGCAATTGATTGCTTTTTTCTAGCATTTTCTGTCCAAATATCTTGTAATCCTTTATCGTGAATAAATGGAATCTTTTTTTGACAATCGAATAATATTTTAGATTCAGCCCGGAAAAATTTTTTCAATCTTCTCAGATGTTCTTTGGATTCGGGAAATTTATCCACTAAAGATTCAAAATAATTCATAGCAATAGTGCAATTAATTTGAAAATTTGCAAATATTTCTTTGTGATTCATACAAATTTTATCGAATTCCGCAGCATCTAATTTAATAAAATACTCTTCATTTTCCAAGAAATTTATCCACTGTCTGATGCTTTCGTTTCCTAAAAAAAACTTTCCAAAATTGTCAAGATTGATGATCTTGTTTGCCTTTATTAGACAATTCTTGTGCTGTTCAGCATAATCGTTTTCCTCAAAACAGGAAATGTCCGGCACTTCTTCGAGAATAATAATTTTGTTTGGAAAATTCGGAGCAATAGAATATTCAATCGTATTATCTAAAAAACTTCTTGTAAAAAATTTGGATTTATTATCTTGATAACCGGCAATTATCCCCCACTCCTGATTATTGAAACAATTTCTTGAAAGAACAGGCAAATCATTGTCAACACTTTTTATTATTTCGTTATGTATTTTTTTCTTAGATGATGTAGTAGTATCAAATTGGCGATATTTAATATCTAAATTATCAAACAAAAAAGAAGCAGAATCAAATCCTTCAGTGGGATCAAAAACGTTTTTTGAAATTATTGAAGCAAATTGACATCTGAATGGATATGCGGAGAAGACAAATATTTGTTCCAATTCCAAATGTAAGTCAAAATACTTAAATATATTATGGATAGAATAGAATAGAGAATTTTCCATCCCTGTTTTTTTTTCGAGTCTATCAATATTTTCAATACGCCTTGCATCCGGCAAAACCTTTGGATTTTTTTTTACTTCCGTAAGGTAAACGCCCAAATCACCTGGTAAAATTTCGTAATATTCTTCATCACCATCTGCTTTTCTTATTGTTAAAATTATATTTTGAGAAGTCTGGAGCTGCACTTTAAGATTATCTATTTGATTGGAATTTGTGATTGGTTCCCCATTATATTCAACAATCCAGTCTCCTTCCTCAACTCCCGTTTCTAAAAGTTGACTGTTTTCATAAAATCCAACGATTTGTAGTCCTGTGAAATCTTTTTCCGGCATATTTCTTTTCTCCATATTAAGAATTGAAATTAATTTTAAAAGTTATATAGCGTCAAGGATAATGAGAAAATATCCTTATTTCTCTTGCTATTGTTGTGTTACTTGTTTAAATCACAATCAGGGATGATGGGTTACGGTTCTCAATCAGGGATGATTGAGTTACGGGTGGAAAATATCTTTTCCACTAATAGCCGATGTTACAATCGGGGCAATTTCTTTGCATTGTGCTACAATTTTATCTGCTATATCACGAATTTCCCACTGAGCATGTTTGTCTTGACGAAGGCGAGCAAAATGTGATAATTCACGCAGATTAAAAGTGAATAAAACAATCCTATTTTGCGAGTTAGTTAAAATATAATTTTTGATATTTACATTTTTTGATTGCAATTTTCCATAAAGCTGATTTGTGTCTTTGATAATATTTTCAAATATTTTTTGATTTCCTGATCGGATAACAGTTTTTGGAATTGTGAACCCATATTTAGGATTATAATCCGATTCAACAATTGAAGCCAATCTGTGCCGTTTTAATTGTGCAAAACAAGATGAACTGATCTTCAATTGAAATGTGAAATTTCCCATTTCAAAAGCACGCGGAAGTGCATCCCACGTTTCCAGCCCATTTAATTCATTCTTTATCAGTCGCATTTTATCCGAATGAGACATCTGCCGAACTTTATTGGCAATTTGCCTAAAATCATTTCCATTTTTCCGAAAAAGTAAGGTCGAAATTATCTTATTTTCAATATCTTCGGTATGATCAATGTGGGTTACACTTTCAATTTTGCTGTTAAAATCAGCCGTCTCTTCTCGAATGTATAAGCGTTTATCATAAGCGGATGGTTTGGTATATCGAATCAGTGATGGAGCAATTGCCATAACCTTTGCATACATTTTATCTGCAAAATCCGTAGCCTCGTTTATATTTAATGCATATAATCTTTTTAGCAATCGTTCAATGCTACGTGCGTTTATTGTCATGCCCATCTGAGTTTTTGTAGCAAGGGCAAGAATATATCTGGCATCTTGTTTTGCCTTTTCTGCCAAATGCTCTACACTCTCTGAGTGAGAATTGGAAATAAGATAAGTTTTTATGCTTCGATAAATATCAAAATACGCTTCATTTTGCTTCTGAACAGTAGCAACAAATTCTTTCT of the Candidatus Cloacimonadota bacterium genome contains:
- a CDS encoding FAD-dependent thymidylate synthase — encoded protein: MKVNLAGFNFDADQIIRFSNYLKLNCKDSLLKAEFEKILFTPETISAAYARISRSKKSVDKLRENAIEDIEKARKSNRMIVFDMGHSSIAEHAVFNFDIIGISRYLTEYIQRTRLASYTEKSQRYVTLDGDFVIPSELQNDGDLEKEFVATVQKQNEAYFDIYRSIKTYLISNSHSESVEHLAEKAKQDARYILALATKTQMGMTINARSIERLLKRLYALNINEATDFADKMYAKVMAIAPSLIRYTKPSAYDKRLYIREETADFNSKIESVTHIDHTEDIENKIISTLLFRKNGNDFRQIANKVRQMSHSDKMRLIKNELNGLETWDALPRAFEMGNFTFQLKISSSCFAQLKRHRLASIVESDYNPKYGFTIPKTVIRSGNQKIFENIIKDTNQLYGKLQSKNVNIKNYILTNSQNRIVLFTFNLRELSHFARLRQDKHAQWEIRDIADKIVAQCKEIAPIVTSAISGKDIFHP
- the yajC gene encoding preprotein translocase subunit YajC, which gives rise to MFNTLLFAEGGADTTSQAGGGILGFLPIIIMFVILYFLIIRPQQKKQKDVAKMRDELQKNEKVVTNGGIIGTIYSIKGDVVVLKVNEDVKIEIQKYAIANKIK
- a CDS encoding DUF116 domain-containing protein — translated: MPNNKPVSKAYFLWFSAISLLILMVLVTALWYFISPRLHEFNPALPFILLSALRIFFFILVIGTILVLMTSLFEKNFLIANLAVKLFIVIVYPMVMILSSILHFSKEKINESFVSVNDSLIKALTPRCKPSEVIILLPHCLQDTSCKLRITVDPNNCRRCGKCTIGSILSLAEQYKVEVFIATGGTIARRIIQQTRPKLIIAVACYRDLVSGIQDVFPLKTFGILNILPHGPCVDTTVEVGKIEEALRKVVKMD
- the def gene encoding peptide deformylase; this encodes MIEKIRFYGDEVLRKKAKTIEIIDKNIKEKVNNLIETLESRDEFALAAPQVGYSLRMFIMRNLWEEDPKKVKTMLFINPELLEFDGMLHEPEGCLSFPGIFEKVKRAKSIKFKAQDINGKWKHYTAEDLFARGVQHEYDHLEGILFIDKINPLKRKLLHGKLKKIAETTKNGVNIG
- a CDS encoding T9SS type A sorting domain-containing protein; amino-acid sequence: MAHLPNPFATSTTISFTTKSPIAENQQIEIFNIKGQKVKTLKATENGITEYGIRKYSAIWEGKNEQGKQVAQGVYFYKIETAEKTMVKKMILFR
- the fmt gene encoding methionyl-tRNA formyltransferase, which encodes MRRIKNIIFMGTPQFAVPTLKALVENKFIPKLVITQPDKEKGRGRKKSFSQVKEIAIEHNLRILQPEKINTNSIRKKIQDINPDIIITAAYGKILGRKILAIPRLGCINLHPSLLPKYRGPSPINWALFKGEKLTGNTVYFMNEQMDAGDIILQKKIPILPTENYGSLITKMSEEGANDVLKAISLIDTEYVRKISQDHSKASYTKLLDNNICRIDWTKSALEINNLIRGLAPYPAAFSELEGMKIKILTAQVIDAKKFNPGEIINVKKNIGFTVSTGSKSLLITEIKPQGKRKMTAYSYSLGHALIGKKFDNAK